actactgTTGCAGaaagcacagcagatttgtggcattgtaggcttggccatatgagtcagaagggcatgacgaaacttctgtctagaggcaagctatcagaactgaagacagttgatctcagtatgtgtgagagttgtgtgatggggaaacaaaagaaggtcagcttcttgaaaagtgaaAGGACGCCTAAGACaagaagacttgatcttgtgcacacagacgtgtggggtccttccccagtggcatctcttggaggttttcgctactatgttacgttcattgatgaccatagtaggaaggtatgggtttattttttgaaacataaatctgaagtattcaatgttttcaaaatttggaaagccatggttgagacagagacaggcctgaaactgaaatgtttgaggtctgacaatggtggtgagtatgttgatggcgggttcaaggagtattgtgcagctttgggtatcaaaatggagaagaccattcctgggacaccacagcaaaatggagttgctgagcgcatgaacagaactatcaatgagcgtgctagaagcatgaggctacacgctggactaccacccactttctgggcagatgcagtcagcactgccgtttatttgataaacagagggccatcagttccactggattgtggattgcctgaggaggtttggagcgggaaagaggttaagttttctcaccttaaaacttttggttgtctttcttatgtgcttgttgattctgatacTCGCAGTAAACTTGAGgttaagtcaaagaaatgctatttcattggctatggagacgaggcatttggctatcgtttttgggatgatcagggtcggaaaatcatcagaagcaggaatgtaattttcaatgagaaaatgatgtacaaggataagtctagtacagcttctatagtagctcctcaggagtccgagtttgtaggattggatgacctaccagaggtcatagtgcagtgtagagatgtgagtgacggggagagtgggtccagtgcacccattcctattattccgcagacagtttcagaaccgtctactcctacagttgcagtttgCAGGTCAGTTAAGACTATACGTCCTCCATAgctttgaattacattttgttgacagatggtggagaaccacagagttatgaagaaaccttgcgagatgagaattctaacaagtgggagctggccatgaaggatgagatggattccttgttagggaatcagacatgggagttgacagaacttccatcagggaagaatgcattacacaacaagtgggtgtaccaggtgaaaactgagcatgacggcagtaagaggtacaaagctagacttgttgtaaaaggctttcagcaaaagcagggtattgattactctgagatcttttctcctgtggtgaagatcacaactatcaggatggtatttgtgacgcccccaaattccgtttgggatcggacggacatttgaagcgtcgagacatgcaacacaaggttacctgcccccgttcatgacatataagatgcaatattcctaacatgcatctaacaatatgcaatattcgcagcggataaattttttctttagcaatactatgcaccaaattgaaaatatcccaaatgcttaaaacatacttcattaataaaaatccattgaacaactaagatcacaacactagtccaaaatgattatgatccaaaaagtagtagagatgcaactcaatcgtacaagtagtaatttacgttaattactatatcaacatttatgtcgcaccgtcacttagtcaactgtgtctagttgatcagctcctgattctccttcaagtcctgtaacaagatctaccattcggggggaatggtagttgggactaccaaagtgagatttgattacaaatctcagcaagttaacaaaaaacttccatacagactaatgatacatgtatgacagtaaaagcataaatgcataatcaaattcataagtaattaaagcataacttagcgtacaacatagcataattgacatagcttaaattgaatcatgaactgaacttgacttgacatgaacttgatctgaaacttgacttagcatgaacttgctctgaaacttgaattaacatgaaaaatacatactccacagttgttgtggccccatgtattctacacaaacttgacttaacattaaaaatacatactccacagttattgtggccccatgtattcgacataaacttgacttaacatgaaaaatacatactccacagttgttgtggccccatgtattctacgagtaaatacatactccacagttgttgtggccccatgtattctacacaaacttgacttaacatgaaaaatacatactccacagttgttgtggccccatgtattctacgtgtaaatacatactccacagttgttgtggccccatgtattctacacaaacttgacttaacatgaaaaatacatactccacagttgttgtggccccatgtattctacgtgtaaatacatactccacagttgttgtggccccatgtattctacgtgtaaatacatactccacagttgttgtggtctcatgtattctacacaaacttgacttaacatgaaaaatacatactccacagttgttgtggccccatgtattctacgcatcacaattgtagtaaaatacatactccacagttgttgtggccccatgtattctacacaaatataatgtactcaagatgaaacgtgacttgaacataacttgaaatacatgaccaacttgagatagaaacatttcgtaacatggcataacatataatagacaacatatttaacatgacatacttgcaacagtgaatattacatgacttgacatacatgtaatagatggcatacttagcatgacgtacttgtaatgtacagtaatacataacagaatatattatgtaacagataaaaattgatgacagaataaattctgtataataaacaattacgtgataacttggcgtggcatgacatatatgataacacacatacatacactataattcttttacttagcacacatacacagtagactgctagtaagttaaaagctaacttacctcgatctccgcgtttcttataaaacctcaagcgcgatcacgaggaactgtaattagtgattctaaaagttagtactaaatcactaataatttgaaatatggaaaaatactaacttaaagagtaaaatttccattttacttcctacatgtaggaaaatgaccgttttacccataacttaaggattttgcatactaactccaaaagtcaccaaaatttacatgcctcatgtaaattttatcctcaactcaaatatcaatttagaaaaatttaaaactaatcacaactattaaaactccatagggccgaaattctcatatgctatttctattgatttttgtttctaacttgttttgatcaaccttttgatctatgacttataaatatgtgatcttcaaaccaaaccatcacatggtttaaaaatatgtcctaaaacatatataagcttctaattcaagatcacatggttaaaaattaaccaaaacataaatttagccaagaacatccacactttggcttatctgaatatctctttgtataaaatttcatatctttgaaactaacatcaaatatcttcaaaataataatataacatgtatataagatgcttaggatcctccaataaaattatcaaagtcattagaataggtttagaccaccaaagagttaaactttctcaaaatagaaactgtttttcttcttccagtttctaagtttctaaatctaagcaaatatttcatcaaaaccttcaatcatgcaaaaatcctcaaccaatagtcatatatacatgttaacaatactccataaaaatttcggaccaatatctatccattagcttggtcaaaaactccaaactataacatattctccagtttatctcccagaatgaactttctatagtttacacaatatttgactgaccaaatgatcttcaaatggggcaaataagatatccatgtaaactagactcaaaaaggaacaacttatatgaaggagactttatgataaaacacttacaacagcttcgaaatgggcatgcaaaagaactcctaaaagctgtccgagagagaatgtttgatattcttttaaagaaacgtgtaaatgaagataagttcgtgggtgatggctggagatgcttatggaagagataagggatatgataaggctggagttgagagttgagtgtggttttctcctacccaaaatatctataaaatattatctcaaaatattctatccaataatatctataaaaatcagctcaatatattttccaaatgtggagtagacttggaagagtaaggtggctaaaatctttctatgtgtattttaaatctctattcttaagatattttccaaatgtgtattttgcttaggtgtcatgatctcacaccttgatttccttcacaattccatctaatggtttctctttgtgccaagtatctaatactattcattatgtgtggttaagatcttgccaagtgtccaaataaaatatcgctatcctaatttggatatttcacactatgattttgaaaacactgcgctcagtacatttaccgaggttactattcactccaaaaataaacgtaataaacttagtactgaaaaattctaaatatttaattaagcctagtggtgtagactataatgtattctgacacttttaactatctcaaataattaaaatcgcatttctaacaccatagtgagtgataacactaactatgttgacaggctaaaatttatgcgattagtcgattcgtgtaaacttacagagttttcacgaggttcctaaagtcaatagaaattccttaattgaatttctagcgggctgttacagtatTGGTtatggttgctactgaagatctatttcttgagcagttagatgtgaagacagcttttcttcatgaagaccatgaagaagacatctacatgtaccagcctgaggggtttgtggtacagggaaaggaaggttcagttgcagattgaagaagagcttgtatggcctgaagcaagctcctagacagtggtacaagaaatttgacaacttcatgcacagtgcagggtatattagatgtcaggcagatcactgttgctatgtcaggcattttgacaattcttacattattttgctgttgtatgtggatgacatgcttattgcaggggctagtattgatgagatcaataatctgaagaagcagatgtcagagcactttgcaatgaaggatttgggagctgcaaaacaaatcattGGCAtaagaattgtcagagacagagtcagagtgtaacagcccgctagaaattcaattaaggaatttctattgactttaggaacctcgtgaaaactctgtaagtttacacgaatcgactaatcgcataaattttagcctgtcaacatagttagtgttatcactcactatggtgtcagaaatgcgattttaattatttgaaatagttaaaagtgttagaatacattatagtctacaccactagacttaattgaatatttagaatttttcagtactaagtttattacgtttatttttggagtgaatagtaacctcggtaaatgtactgagcgcagtgttttcaaaatcatagtgtgaaatgtccaaattaggatagcgatattttatttggacacttggcaagatcttaaccacacataatgaatagtattagatacttggcacaaagagaaaccattagatggaattgtgaaggaaattaaggtgtgagatcatgacacctaagcaaaatacacatttggaaaatatcttaagaatagagatttaaaatactcatagaaagattttagccaccttacttttccaagtctactccacatttggaaaatatattgagctgatttttatagatattattggatagaatattttgagataatattttatagatattttgggtaggagaaaaccacactcaactctcaactccagccttatcatctcccttatctcttccataagcatctccagccatcacccacgaacttatcttcatttacacgtttctttaaaagaatatcaaacattctctctcggacagcttttaggagttcttttgcatgcccatttcgaagctgttgtaagtgttttatcataaagtctctttcatataagttgttcctttttgagtctagtttacatggatatcttatttgccccatttgaagatcatttggtcagtcaaatattgtgtaaactatagaaaggtcattctgggagataaactggagaatatgttatagtttggagtttttgaccaagctaatggatagatattggtccgaaatttttatggagtattgttaacatgtatatatgactattggttgaggatttttgcatgattgaaggttttgatgaaatatttgcttagatttagaaacttagaaactggaagaagaaaaacagtttctattttgagaaagtttaactctttggtggtctaaacctattctaatgactttgataattttattggaggatcctaagcatcttatatacatgttatattattattttgaagatatttgatgttagtttcaaagatatgaaattttatgcaaagagatattcagataagccaaagtgtggatgttcttgactaaatttatgttttggttaatttttaaccatgtgatcttgaattagaagcttatatatgttttaggacatctttttaaaccatgtgatggtttggtttgaagatcacatatttataagtcatagatcaaaaggttgatcaaaacaagttggaaacaaaaatcaatagaaatagcatatgagaatttcggccctatggagttttaatagttgtgattagttttaaatttttctaaattgatattaatGTGTAATGCCTTTTTAAGTCCTTTCTCCATCGATCTAAGAAGTATACATCTGGCAgctcattaatatttttcaactgaCAAACTCTAAGTGCATGCCTACATAAAATCCCCCTTATCTCAAACAATCCACAAGTGCATTTTACTTCACACTCATCTTCATTATAGTAAACTGAGTAATGAACTCTTTTGGTTTGCTCATCAAACGATATTTCATCCAACACATCAAATGTTAAAATGCAACCTTGTGTGCTTACCAACCAACAATTACAACACATTAGGCCCATCAACTCTCTTTGGACCTCCTTAAACTTTGCATTTGTATAGACTTTTTgaaattgcttctcaatgttgaAAGGGGAGACGCAGGGGATAGTTTGGTTGCTACAATTGAAATCAGCAGTTGTCTCGACCTCCACTTTCTTTCTAAGAGCATTATCGAATTGGTCAACAAATTCCTTCAATGCCGTCCCAGCATGGACATACCCgtaaaaaaatgcattcatactttccGACCTTTGCGTTGTGCTCATACCAGCCCAAAATACACTCTTGAGGAAAACTGAAACCCAAAAGGACCTTTCCTCATATAAGGACTGAAGCCAATTGTTGTCGAGCAGATCGTACTTTGCAAGTAGTTGACCCCAGCTCTCCTCAAATTCTGTGGTGGTTTGTGAATCATATAATGCAGACTGAATGTCAGTTTTCAACCCATAGTTGAAGTTGGCGTGCGATCCTAACTTCTCTGGAAGTTTGCGCATTATATGCCATAAACAATATCTATGGCGAGTTTCAGGGAATACAGTAGCAATCGCATTCTTCATCGCTCGATCTTGGTCGGTTATGATAGCTTTGGGCGCCCTACCCTTCATGCAATCCAACCACATTttaaacaaccaaacaaaactaTGTGTGTCCTCGCTTGATAGCAATCCCGCCCCGAATAATATGGACTGACCATGATGGTTAACACCAACGAATGGAGCAAAAGGCATACCGTACCTATTTGTTAGGTATGTTGTATCGAAGGATACAACGTCTCCAAAATACTCATAGGCGGCTCGACTccgtgcatcagcccaaaacacATTCCGTAGCCTTCCATCATCATCCACGTCCATGTAAGAAACAAAGCCATCATTCTGATCTCTCATTCTTTTGAAATACTCATTAAGTGCATCGCTACCTCCTTTACCCAACCTTAAAAATCTAGCTTTGTCAATATAATTCCTACAATCTTTCTCTTGGAAAGCCAAATTCTCATAACCCCCCGCATCAACAACAAGAGAATAAAAGTTCTTGTGCATTCGTATACCGGCTCTATCATTCAGCTCGAGGATCCTTTGACTATATTCATCTAGATGCTTGTGCGATCGCAATAGTCTACTTTTCTTGGGGCTCAAAGTAATATGGTTATGAGAATTTTCAATAGTAGTGAAAACCCATTTCTCATGACAGTTCAACGTTGCATTTACCTTCACCTTACAACCCGTTTTAGTTGTTGCCCTTGGCTTCGAGATATTAGTGTTTGGCTTCGGATAGTACTTTCCGCCACGGGCACAACCAATAGTCAGATACACAGGcctcccatcatcatctctTTTAGTCCTCTGTGTCCTTATGCCAAAACCCTCTTGCTTGGCATACTGCTTATAGTAGGCAATAAGCTCTTTCTCACTGTCAAACTCCATACCGGGTCTTGGTGGTTCAACTTGTACCTCATCATCCGGGACAACAGTACTACCCTCTAAATCTTCATTTATGTCAAAGAACATTTCTATGAATGGAAACATAAGAATGAATTAGCATCAATTGGATATTAGCGTCACTAAATACATAGCCCGTCATAGTATAATACCATCAGCATCATGACAACttccaacattttcttcaaattcagCTTCTACACTATTTGGTGTCATTGACGCAGGAGGCGTTTCTTGCCCCAAGTCTTCCAGATTACTTGACGACTGGTACTGATTATAAGGTGGCATCTGCTCAATAGCAGCCCGACgttagaaaaaatgaaatgactttaaacaaacaaattaacatgTAGTTTATATTAATTTGGGTAACAAACTCAAATATACCCGGAATGAATCTTCAACTCTAATAAAATCCTCCAAATTACTAGGCGGAGGGTAGGGCATCTCGTGAGGATGCTGCACATATTTTTTGAAGCACGTCAAACACactttaatagaaaataaaacatcaacTTGCCTACTCACATGGTCGACATTTGGAGATCCAAATACATTCTCATGCGTGTAAAATGGCTGTGAAGTCGACGTCGCAGGTCTGGGTGCCattctatcttcttcttcccccaTCACACTAAAATTAAGTCAGTCTTCAGAGGCTTTAATTCAGACTgcacaaaaactgaaaaaagaacATTAAACTGTCATAGTTAATATAGAATCTCTCACACTTGAATAACTGTGAAAACATTATTGCTagaaataacattttttatagaaagttaTTAATGCAACCTCTCAATAAGGGCAAAGATCCAACAATGTTTATTTGGATGTTATTCacaatttctaaatttttctatttgacctatgaaaaagaataaaaatactgGGACCAAAGAATTTCTAAATCAGGTTATGCACTTAATTGGGAAATCCAAGATCTCACAACATGCACAAAAAGAGCAAGTTAAAGAGAATAAAGCCCTTTCCGTGGACTTGaagacaacaagaaaaatagcaacTGGCTGACATTTAAAATTCTGAAATCACATTTCAATAAACAACTGGCCTGGAATCAGTATTGGCAAGTAGCATATCGGACCCAAAATTAACACTAAAattaagttattgcatgaatggAAGTAGTTCTTGAATATTTTCATAACCAAGTCATGGTGATACTGGATATGAAACAAGACTAGCATTCAATTCAGCACTTCAAATGATGACCACTGCACACACATTTATAATTTCTagaccttaatttttttttttcaaaatctcaacaCTATAAATCAATATTCCAAAATTTTTCTACAAAATCAGAGACTGGGCAAATTTTAATTGCATGATCTTTCctttcatataatataatatggttTATAACATTATCCAATTTAATAGATAAGCTATTATTCATATGAAGTAAAAATAACTACATAGGTTGGTCCATTCCAGTAAGCGCTTCCAATAATACAATTAGAACAACTCCAATAATGCAATTAGAGTCTACTTTAAACAATGAAAGAGATATTTTGGGTAGATAaggttttcctttttcttgccGTCTACTTTCTTAGTTTCTTCCGAACTAATAATAGTTCAGACAGAGTTGGTATGCAATGAAGTGGAGCCGAAGAAGGCAATACAGAGCGGCGTGATAGCGCAAGAGCCTGACATTATCGATGTGGCAGAGCTTATGAGAGACCTTGAAGAGGATTTTGACGAGGATTTGGACAACAAAGAAAACATTGTGCCGCCAATGGAAGCAGAAGACCGGGTTTCTTtccataaaaaagaaaacttgctGAGATCGGAGCCATATCATTCACTTGTGGATCTTTTTACattcagttttctttttttttcctttt
This Carya illinoinensis cultivar Pawnee chromosome 11, C.illinoinensisPawnee_v1, whole genome shotgun sequence DNA region includes the following protein-coding sequences:
- the LOC122282772 gene encoding protein FAR1-RELATED SEQUENCE 5-like, with the protein product MFPFIEMFFDINEDLEGSTVVPDDEVQVEPPRPGMEFDSEKELIAYYKQYAKQEGFGIRTQRTKRDDDGRPVYLTIGCARGGKYYPKPNTNISKPRATTKTGCKVKVNATLNCHEKWVFTTIENSHNHITLSPKKSRLLRSHKHLDEYSQRILELNDRAGIRMHKNFYSLVVDAGGYENLAFQEKDCRNYIDKARFLRLGKGGSDALNEYFKRMRDQNDGFVSYMDVDDDGRLRNVFWADARSRAAYEYFGDVVSFDTTYLTNRYGMPFAPFVGVNHHGQSILFGAGLLSSEDTHSFVWLFKMWLDCMKGRAPKAIITDQDRAMKNAIATVFPETRHRYCLWHIMRKLPEKLGSHANFNYGLKTDIQSALYDSQTTTEFEESWGQLLAKYDLLDNNWLQSLYEERSFWVSVFLKSVFWAGMSTTQRSESMNAFFYGYVHAGTALKEFVDQFDNALRKKVEVETTADFNCSNQTIPCVSPFNIEKQFQKVYTNAKFKEVQRELMGLMCCNCWLVSTQGCILTFDVLDEISFDEQTKRVHYSVYYNEDECEVKCTCGLFEIRGILCRHALRVCQLKNINELPDVYFLDRWRKDLKRHYTLISI